The following nucleotide sequence is from Bacteriovorax sp. PP10.
TATGTAGTTAGCATAATAAATAGTTATTCTTTCAGAGTAATTCGTTCCTACTTCTTTTTCATAGTCTGAATTAATAATTTCATAGCTATTTTCCTTAAACCAACATTTTGGTCTTTGTTCTACTTTGATTGTTTTATATTCAAGATTCACCATGCATAACGAATCACTCATTAAATTTTCACTTAGAAGTTTTTTCTGAAAAGACAGTGATGTCTCTTGTGGAGCACAAAGTGATCCCGCTATGTAAGTATCAAGTCTACATTGGGCATCAGGGTGCATATAAGACGTACTATTTATTATATTATTGTCAGGAAGATCAATGTCAGGTTCATGTGTTTTGTTATTAAAATCTTTTGATAAGCTTAAACTAGCTTTTGCTACTAGGTAGCAAGTATTTCTTGATTGCTCATCTGTATAAACTCTATCGCAGTTTTCTTTCATAGATAAAGAAAGTCTGCTGGCCTTCTCTGGATAAGTATTGAAGTATTTTTTTAAACAAACAGAAGTTGCCCAAAAATCTGCTTGGCCTTCTACAGACAACTTCGTGCCTGGATAAAAAGGAGCACCTGCTAGGAGATGTCCTAATTCGTGGCAGACAACAAGCGCATAAGCATCATCGGTCATTTTATCAGCTTTGTAATAACCACCAGGCAATTTTAGTTCCCAAGTATTAGAATCCTGGGGTTGGCTGGCGTGAGCATTTTCTTCATCGTCATCCCAATCCATAGTGAGTTTAAAATCATGCCCAAGATCTTTTATCGTAGGTGTATAAAGATCTGTAACTCTCGTAATAATTTTTTCGAATTGCTCTTTGGTTTTATGAGGATCAATGCTTTTTTTAGTGGCCTCTTCTGAAGCCTCTACGTGACTGAACATTAAAGCCATAATGAGTGTTTGAAATAATATTTTCATAATGGGTGGAAATGCAAAGCTAGGGCCATTAGATAGGGAGAAGTTTGGGGGAGTTAGAGTGGGAGGGTGTTTAAAAAGTAGACGGCCGTATTTAGATGGATCAGCCGTTGTGAGTACTTCTAAAGCCCAGCATTATTTGATGTTTGATCATCATTTTATGGAGAGACATCAAATCTATTCTTCTCATTGCCAGTAGTTATCCACCTACTTCAAGTTACATCTTGCAATATCCTGATATTACAATTTCATACTTGGACGTACGTATGAATTTAACAGAATATCCCCTTGAGGGCATATGAACTTAAAGGTATAATGTAAATGTGGAATATTAAGCAAACTGAGGAATTTCAGGAGTGGTTTAATAAAAGTAGTATCAAGCTTAAAAGAGAAACTTTAAAGCATGTCGATATTTTAAGTCAGTTCGGACCACATTTAGGCAGACCTTTTGTCGACACTTTAAAAGGAAGCTCAATTTTAAATCTCAAAGAACTGAGATTTAATTGCGGTGAAAAAGTAATAAGAATTACTTTTGTATTCGATCCTGACCGCAATGGAGTCTTGATTATTGGTGGCAATAAGTCTGGAAGTGGCGATAAAAGATTTTACGATAAGATTATGCTGAAGAGTGAGAAAATCTACTTTGATTACCTGGAAAAACTTAAGGCAGAAAAAACGAGTAAGAGGTAAAAAACATGAAGAAAAAAACGACAAAATATAATCCTGATTTCTTTGATCATGCTAAGAAAGTAATAGGTAAAAAAAGATATAACAAGGTCATGCAGGAAAGCAAAATTCTGGCCCATGAAATTCGTCTTAAAATGGTCAGAGAGGCCATTGGTAAGAATCAGACAGAAGTTAAAGGGCTAACTCAGCCAGAAGTTTCTAAAATTGAAGCGAGAAAGGATATGAAGATTTCGACCTTGGCAAAGTATGCCAAGGGTTTAGGTATGCGTGTTCAGATTAACTTAATTTATGAAGATGATGAAGAGAATGAAGGGATAGCTATTTATGGATAAGTCATTTTTGAAAGCTAGAG
It contains:
- a CDS encoding type II toxin-antitoxin system RelE/ParE family toxin → MWNIKQTEEFQEWFNKSSIKLKRETLKHVDILSQFGPHLGRPFVDTLKGSSILNLKELRFNCGEKVIRITFVFDPDRNGVLIIGGNKSGSGDKRFYDKIMLKSEKIYFDYLEKLKAEKTSKR
- a CDS encoding helix-turn-helix domain-containing protein, with protein sequence MKKKTTKYNPDFFDHAKKVIGKKRYNKVMQESKILAHEIRLKMVREAIGKNQTEVKGLTQPEVSKIEARKDMKISTLAKYAKGLGMRVQINLIYEDDEENEGIAIYG